The Ascidiaceihabitans donghaensis genome includes the window CCCGTGACGATCACGCGCCCCTTGGTGTCCAGCAGTTTGACCACGGCCTGCGCAAAGCGTTCATCCAGGCCATCTGCCATCACGCGCAGCGCGTCAGCTTCGGCTTCGATCACGCGGCGGGCGGTGTCACGGAAAGGGGTCTGTTCGCTCATGAGTGGGCAAAGATGTCTGTATCTGGCCAGCCGATCAGGTCCAGATTGGCCCGCATTGGCAAGAAATCGAAACAGGCTTGTGCCACCTCCATACGGTCCTCGCGTACCAGTCTTTTGTTCAGTTCCTCGCGCAAGCGGTGCAGGTACAATACATCGGAGGCCGCGTAATCCATTTGCGCAGTGGTCAAAGTGTCCGCGCCCCAGTCGCTGGATTGCTGCTGCTTGGACACGTCAACGCCCAACAGTTCATGCAGCAGGTTCTTCAACCCGTGACGGTCTGTGTAGGTGCGGATCAGACGGCTGGCGATTTTTGTGCAGTACACAGGCGCCGTGACCGCACCAAAGGCGTTTTGCATCGCAGCAATGTCAAACCGTCCGAAATGAAACAGCTTCAGCACGTCGGGGTCTGTCAGCATTTTGCACAGGTTCGGGGCCTCGGTCTGGCCTTTCATGATTTGAACGATATGTGCGTTCCCGTCGCCAGACGACAGCTGCACCACGCACAGTCGGTCACGGTGTGGATGCAAGCCCATAGTTTCACAATCGATGGCAACCATTGGACCCAAGTCCAAATCATCGGGCAAGTCGGAGATATGAAGAAAATTTGTCATGCCCCGCTATAGCGTGGCTTTGCCGAAGGGAAAAGGCACCGCTTCAATTGTAAGCAAGAACAGGTATTTTCAAATGCCGGGTTCAAATGCCAAGGAATTTTTGGGTGATGGCGTTTGTGACCTCATCCATGCGTCCGGTCCATACGGAAGTGCCGCGTTCCAGAATGGT containing:
- a CDS encoding ribonuclease D codes for the protein MTNFLHISDLPDDLDLGPMVAIDCETMGLHPHRDRLCVVQLSSGDGNAHIVQIMKGQTEAPNLCKMLTDPDVLKLFHFGRFDIAAMQNAFGAVTAPVYCTKIASRLIRTYTDRHGLKNLLHELLGVDVSKQQQSSDWGADTLTTAQMDYAASDVLYLHRLREELNKRLVREDRMEVAQACFDFLPMRANLDLIGWPDTDIFAHS